DNA from Desulfitobacterium chlororespirans DSM 11544:
AACGTTGGCCGTCCGAACAGGCAACGCCCGGTAAATTTTCTACTTGCTTGTCAGCTCTTCAACAAGGGCGCGAATCCCAATTTCCATGCCCAGAGGTCCGCCGGAAAAGGCGGAGCGATCGACAGAAATCACCTGCCCCGCTTTCACTGCAGTCAAGGACTGCCATACAGAGCTGTTGGCATTTAAATCAGCCAGTTTATCTTCATCCACGGTATTGGTTATTTCGTCATAGAGGATGATAAAGTCAGGATTCAAATCCGCCAGGCTCTCCAGGGATAATTGCCCCGGTTTTTCATAAGGGCTTTTCAGGCCGATGCCTTTTTCCGGGTTAAAGGCAAAATCCGGCATCCAGGAATAGATATCCTTTTCCTGAAGTCTGATGAAGACAAAGGTTTTATCCTGATCAGGAGCAAGCTTAGCTTTGGCATCCGTCAGCAAGCCCTCTAATCTGGCAATTTCAGCCTCAGCTTTTGCTTCTTCACCCAACATCATGCCATACTCTCTGATCACCCCCTGCCAGGTGGACCAATTCTCACCATAGCCGGGGATCGGTCCGCCGGCCACGGCTATGACGGGGGCTATT
Protein-coding regions in this window:
- a CDS encoding ABC transporter substrate-binding protein, giving the protein MKKLRVLIVSISLMLGLLTGCGGAPASNNAEVPSENTPAAGEEAAWPRTYVDAVGNEIVLDKKPERIALLNFHNYEAIVALGQIPVAATDTETVYKGWGSLIPYAEKFEIIDVGATKAPNLEKLVEVNPDVILYIDSTQGAIVEDLKKIAPVIAVAGGPIPGYGENWSTWQGVIREYGMMLGEEAKAEAEIARLEGLLTDAKAKLAPDQDKTFVFIRLQEKDIYSWMPDFAFNPEKGIGLKSPYEKPGQLSLESLADLNPDFIILYDEITNTVDEDKLADLNANSSVWQSLTAVKAGQVISVDRSAFSGGPLGMEIGIRALVEELTSK